A single Dermacentor albipictus isolate Rhodes 1998 colony chromosome 3, USDA_Dalb.pri_finalv2, whole genome shotgun sequence DNA region contains:
- the LOC135914442 gene encoding uncharacterized protein, whose translation MSRSVGAVFAAMPSRGNRMPASVEQEYHVVLPPLPTGSCVLNTVFLHGDVKARPFRVEDFRDTLAHLKLLPEVVALGAFQMNHVWAVTFESAEATKKMLKYTEVQVKERRCLVVDPHNRDVRVKLHWLLHNVHDEDVHAAFAPYGKVNDVQKEQWRVPGITDKGSSMRTVTLKLKPGVTRDDLPHQLRVAGIMALVVVPGRAPLCLRCNRTGHIRRECRVPRCSVCQRFGHEESQCVRTYANVAGPSRSEEVVNEHLMDEVDAEESASASRPSLAPLSKKDPAINPTKRDVDQVASEAIPTSGKTTSAKDAETSNDASTSKQPFVATSEDDSSVMDTTETSKAAAAAKRTHEESTGEEQNASIQGAGEPPVKTATGRRPTFRPTPTIPPDRKAAATQRT comes from the coding sequence ATGTCGCGCTCCGTAGGGGCGGTGTTTGCGGCTATGCcaagccgcggaaacaggatGCCTGCGTCCGTTGAACAGGAATACCATGTTGTTTTGCCACCACTGCCTACAGGTTCGTGTGTTTTAAACACAGTTTTTCTTCACGGCGACGTGAAAGCGAGACCATTCCGTGTCGAAGATTTTCGCGACACGCTGGCTCATCTGAAATTGCTCCCCGAGGTGGTCGCCTTGGGGGCTTTCCAGATgaaccacgtctgggcggtgacgTTCGAGAGTGCAGAGGCGACAAAGAAAATGCTGAAGTATACGGAAGTTCAAGTCAAGGAACGACGATGTTTGGTTGTGGATCCACACAACCGAGATGTCCGGGTTAAACTCCACTGGTTGCTGCACAATGTGCACGACGAAGACGTACACGCAGCGTTCGCTCCATACGGGAAAGTCAACGACGTCCAGAAAGAGCAATGGCGTGTACCAGGCATCACGGACAAAGGGTCGTCTATGCGTACAGTGACCCTCAAGCTGAAGCCAGGTGTGACACGTGATGATCTACCGCATCAGCTACGAGTAGCAGGCATAATGGCGCTAGTGGTCGTGCCAGGTCGTGCCCCACTGTGTCTTCGGTGCAACCGTACGGGGCACATCAGGCGCGAGTGCCGCGTGCCACGTTGCTCTGTGTGTCAACGCTTCGGCCACGAAGAAAGTCAGTGCGTGCGCACGTATGCAAACGTTGCGGGACCATCGAGAAGTGAGGAAGTCGTCAACGAGCACCTCATGGATGAAGTCGACGCAGAGGAAAGTGCTAGTGCGTCGAGACCATCTCTGGCGCCACTTTCAAAGAAAGACCCAGCCATAAATCCTACGAAACGGGATGTAGATCAGGTTGCGAGTGAAGCCATACCGACATCTGGCAAGACTACATCAGCTAAGGACGCTGAAACAAGTAATGACGCAAGTACAAGCAAGCAACCCTTCGTAGCAACGAGTGAGGACGATTCAAGCGTAATGGACACTacggaaaccagcaaagcagcggCAGCGGCCAAAAGAACGCACGAAGAAAGTACCGGCGAAGAGCAGAATGCGAGCATTCAAGGTGCGGGCGAACCACCTGTGAAGACAGCAACTGGTCGGAGGCCAACCTTTAGACCAACGCCAACCATACCGCCGGACAGAAAGGCGGCGGCGACGCAGCGGACTTAA